A genomic stretch from Sebastes fasciatus isolate fSebFas1 chromosome 23, fSebFas1.pri, whole genome shotgun sequence includes:
- the osbpl8 gene encoding oxysterol-binding protein-related protein 8 isoform X3, whose protein sequence is MMKEEGLLSRRRFSTCGGTASLRPPHPDGRKLIRNASFGGYNELSPISLPGFERGKEDLLPLPLKEDSHSISKSKSETKLYNGSDKDVSTSGGKLTKKESLKVQKKNYREEKKRATKELLSTITDPSVIVMADWLKIRGTLKSWTKLWCVLKPGVLLIYKTHKNGQWVGTVLLNACELIERPSKKDGFCFKLFHPLEQSIWAVKGPKGEAVGSITQPLPSSHLIFRAASESDGRCWMDALELALKCSSLLKRTMIREGKEDMSTVATGGEHSINFYSLLRAHNIHGFQFNDSDHLKDPDLYSDKSDREGEQDHEESDPEGLEKSEESDSDTSERQDDSYIDLDPNEHLRETPYLEQSHEELGEAGEAAQTETVSEENKSLIWTLLKQVRPGMDLSKVVLPTFILEPRSFLDKLSDYYYHADFLSEAAIEENAYNRMKKVVKWYISGFYKKPKGLKKPYNPIIGETYRCMWLHQKTNSKTFYIGEQVSHHPPVSAFYVSNRKDGFCLSGSILAKSKFYGNSLSAILDGEARLTFLNRGEDYVMNMPYAHCKGILYGTMTLELGGQVTIACEKTGYSAQLEFKLKPFLGSSDSVNQVSGKIKLGKEVLATLEGHWDSEIFINDKKTGTVDTFWNPTTELRQSRLTRCTVPPEEQGDSESERLWQHVTRAINNKDQTEATNEKFMLEEVQRKSARERKAKCEEWIPALFEQDPVTGEWHYRYADTRPWDPLNDLIQFEKDGCIQTKVRHRTPMVRSGSLISLSNQGPRRDNCKCQVTVPKRKHKSDKPKSPESGCSSPEPDRQDSSGSERHKSKHNSRLRKKGADLSELQSAIESIKQTQEDINRNISVLRSRAAGRVEGSSFLQQRDYIIIVFLILLQVLINYVFK, encoded by the exons gttttgagagagggaaggaggaccTCTTGCCTCTGCCTTTGAAAGAGGACTCACATTCCATATCCAAGAGCAAG TCTGAAACAAAGCTGTACAATGGCTCCGACAAGGATGTGTCGACATCCGGAGGAAAGCTCACCAAGAAGGAGTCGCTCAAG GTGCAGAAGAAGAACTacagggaggagaagaagagggcaACCAAGGAGCTGCTCAGCACCATCACCGATCCCTCCGTCATCGTCATGGCCGACTGGCTAAAG ATCCGGGGCACTCTGAAGAGCTGGACCAAGCTGTGGTGCGTGCTGAAACCGGGCGTCCTGCTCATCTATAAAACCCACAAAAACGGCCAGTGGGTGGGAACGGTGCTGCTCAACGCCTGCGAGCTCATCGAGAGGCCCTCCAAGAAGGACGGCTTCTGCTTCAAGCTCTTCCACCCGCTGGAGCAGTCCATCTGGGCCGTGAAG GGTCCTAAAGGAGAAGCAGTCGGCTCCATCACTCAGCCGTTACCCAGCAGCCACCTCATCTTCCGTGCTGCCTCTGAGTCTGATG GTCGATGCTGGATGGACGCCTTAGAGCTGGCCCTGAAGTGCTCCAGCCTGCTGAAGAGGACCATGATCCGCGAGGGGAAGGAGGACATGAGCACGGTAGCCACCGGCGGGGAACACTCCATTAATTTCTACAGCCTCCTCAGAGCCCACAACATCCACGGTTTCCA GTTCAACGACAGTGACCATTTGAAAGACCCAGACCTGTATTCAGACAAGTCGGACAGGGAGGGCGAACAAGACCACGAGGAGTCCGACCCAGAAGGCCTGGAGAAGAGCGAGGAGAGCGACAGCGACACGTCGGAGCGGCAGGACGACTCGTACATCGACCTGGACCCTAATGAACACCTGCGGGAAACCCCGTACCTGGAACAGTCCCACGAGGAGCTCGGAGAG GCTGGCGAGGCCGCCCAGACAGAGACGGTATCAGAGGAGAATAAATCTCTGATCTGGACTCTGCTGAAGCAGGTGCGACCCGGCATGGATCTGTCCAAGGTGGTGCTGCCCACCTTCATCCTGGAGCCGAGGTCCTTTCTGGACAAACTCTCTGACTACTACTACCACGCAGACTTCCTGTCAGA GGCCGCAATCGAAGAGAACGCTTACAACCGGATGAAGAAGGTGGTGAAGTGGTACATCTCTGGATTTTACAAGAAGCCAAAG GGGTTGAAGAAGCCTTATAATCCCATTATTGGAGAGACGTACCGCTGCATGTGGCTCCACCAGAAAACCAACAGCAAGACCTTCTACATCGGAGAGCAG GTATCCCATCATCCTCCTGTCTCAGCCTTCTACGTCAGCAACAGGAAGGACGGATTCTGCCTCAGCGGCAGCATCCTCGCCAAGTCCAAGTTCTACG GAAACTCCCTGTCAGCCATATTAGACGGGGAGGCTCGGCTCACTTTCCTCAACCGAGGAGAGGACTACGTGATGAACATGCCCTACGCTCACTGTAAAG GCATCCTGTACGGCACCATGACCCTGGAGCTGGGCGGTCAGGTCACCATCGCGTGTGAGAAAACGGGCTACAGCGCTCAGCTTGAGTTCAAACTGAAG cCGTTCCTGGGCAGCAGCGACAGCGTCAATCAGGTCTCTGGAAAGATCAAGCTGGGGAAGGAGGTGTTGGCGACGCTAGAAGGACACTGG GACAGCGAGATCTTCATCAACGACAAGAAGACGGGGACGGTGGACACTTTCTGGAACCCGACGACGGAGCTGAGGCAGAGTCGACTGACCCGCTGCACCGTCCCACCAGAGGAGCAGGGAGACTCTGAATCAGAAAG ACTGTGGCAGCACGTGACCCGGGCCATCAACAACAAGGACCAGACCGAGGCCACCAATGAGAAGTTCATGCTGGAGGAAGTCCAGCGGAAGTCCGCCCGCGAACGCAAAGCCAAATGCGAGGAGTGGATCCCTGCCCTATTCGAGCAGGACCCCGTCACCGGAGAGTGGCATTACCGATATGCCGA caCGAGGCCATGGGATCCGCTCAACGACTTGATCCAGTTTGAGAAAGACGGCTGTATCCAGACCAAGGTCCGACACCGCACCCCTATGGTACGTTCTGGCAGTCTTATTAGTCTGAGTAACCAGGGGCCGCGGAGGGACAATTGCAAGTGCCAG gTGACGGTGCCAAAGAGGAAACACAAGAGCGACAAGCCCAAGAGCCCAGAGAGTGGCTGCTCTTCACCCGAACCCGACCGCCAAGACTCGTCTGGCAGCGAAC GACACAAAAGCAAGCATAACAGCCGGCTGAGGAAAAAAGGAGCGGACCTCAGCGAACTTCAAAGTGCCATTGAATCTATAAAGCAGACGCAGGAGGACATTAACAG gaacATCAGCGTGCTGCGGAGTCGCGCGGCAGGCCGGGTGGAGGGCAGCTCTTTCCTCCAACAGCGCGACTACATCATCATCGTTTTCCTCATCCTCCTTCAGGTCCTGATCAACTATGTCTTCAAGTAG
- the osbpl8 gene encoding oxysterol-binding protein-related protein 8 isoform X1: MESSSESQQEPEKTLHHAELREHHATSAVVVCGDDTVLLTPGRMSQRQVKERDKEREKEREKEREAGLQTPNREHVATPSSLSPGVSYTHGFERGKEDLLPLPLKEDSHSISKSKSETKLYNGSDKDVSTSGGKLTKKESLKVQKKNYREEKKRATKELLSTITDPSVIVMADWLKIRGTLKSWTKLWCVLKPGVLLIYKTHKNGQWVGTVLLNACELIERPSKKDGFCFKLFHPLEQSIWAVKGPKGEAVGSITQPLPSSHLIFRAASESDGRCWMDALELALKCSSLLKRTMIREGKEDMSTVATGGEHSINFYSLLRAHNIHGFQFNDSDHLKDPDLYSDKSDREGEQDHEESDPEGLEKSEESDSDTSERQDDSYIDLDPNEHLRETPYLEQSHEELGEAGEAAQTETVSEENKSLIWTLLKQVRPGMDLSKVVLPTFILEPRSFLDKLSDYYYHADFLSEAAIEENAYNRMKKVVKWYISGFYKKPKGLKKPYNPIIGETYRCMWLHQKTNSKTFYIGEQVSHHPPVSAFYVSNRKDGFCLSGSILAKSKFYGNSLSAILDGEARLTFLNRGEDYVMNMPYAHCKGILYGTMTLELGGQVTIACEKTGYSAQLEFKLKPFLGSSDSVNQVSGKIKLGKEVLATLEGHWDSEIFINDKKTGTVDTFWNPTTELRQSRLTRCTVPPEEQGDSESERLWQHVTRAINNKDQTEATNEKFMLEEVQRKSARERKAKCEEWIPALFEQDPVTGEWHYRYADTRPWDPLNDLIQFEKDGCIQTKVRHRTPMVRSGSLISLSNQGPRRDNCKCQVTVPKRKHKSDKPKSPESGCSSPEPDRQDSSGSERHKSKHNSRLRKKGADLSELQSAIESIKQTQEDINRNISVLRSRAAGRVEGSSFLQQRDYIIIVFLILLQVLINYVFK, from the exons gttttgagagagggaaggaggaccTCTTGCCTCTGCCTTTGAAAGAGGACTCACATTCCATATCCAAGAGCAAG TCTGAAACAAAGCTGTACAATGGCTCCGACAAGGATGTGTCGACATCCGGAGGAAAGCTCACCAAGAAGGAGTCGCTCAAG GTGCAGAAGAAGAACTacagggaggagaagaagagggcaACCAAGGAGCTGCTCAGCACCATCACCGATCCCTCCGTCATCGTCATGGCCGACTGGCTAAAG ATCCGGGGCACTCTGAAGAGCTGGACCAAGCTGTGGTGCGTGCTGAAACCGGGCGTCCTGCTCATCTATAAAACCCACAAAAACGGCCAGTGGGTGGGAACGGTGCTGCTCAACGCCTGCGAGCTCATCGAGAGGCCCTCCAAGAAGGACGGCTTCTGCTTCAAGCTCTTCCACCCGCTGGAGCAGTCCATCTGGGCCGTGAAG GGTCCTAAAGGAGAAGCAGTCGGCTCCATCACTCAGCCGTTACCCAGCAGCCACCTCATCTTCCGTGCTGCCTCTGAGTCTGATG GTCGATGCTGGATGGACGCCTTAGAGCTGGCCCTGAAGTGCTCCAGCCTGCTGAAGAGGACCATGATCCGCGAGGGGAAGGAGGACATGAGCACGGTAGCCACCGGCGGGGAACACTCCATTAATTTCTACAGCCTCCTCAGAGCCCACAACATCCACGGTTTCCA GTTCAACGACAGTGACCATTTGAAAGACCCAGACCTGTATTCAGACAAGTCGGACAGGGAGGGCGAACAAGACCACGAGGAGTCCGACCCAGAAGGCCTGGAGAAGAGCGAGGAGAGCGACAGCGACACGTCGGAGCGGCAGGACGACTCGTACATCGACCTGGACCCTAATGAACACCTGCGGGAAACCCCGTACCTGGAACAGTCCCACGAGGAGCTCGGAGAG GCTGGCGAGGCCGCCCAGACAGAGACGGTATCAGAGGAGAATAAATCTCTGATCTGGACTCTGCTGAAGCAGGTGCGACCCGGCATGGATCTGTCCAAGGTGGTGCTGCCCACCTTCATCCTGGAGCCGAGGTCCTTTCTGGACAAACTCTCTGACTACTACTACCACGCAGACTTCCTGTCAGA GGCCGCAATCGAAGAGAACGCTTACAACCGGATGAAGAAGGTGGTGAAGTGGTACATCTCTGGATTTTACAAGAAGCCAAAG GGGTTGAAGAAGCCTTATAATCCCATTATTGGAGAGACGTACCGCTGCATGTGGCTCCACCAGAAAACCAACAGCAAGACCTTCTACATCGGAGAGCAG GTATCCCATCATCCTCCTGTCTCAGCCTTCTACGTCAGCAACAGGAAGGACGGATTCTGCCTCAGCGGCAGCATCCTCGCCAAGTCCAAGTTCTACG GAAACTCCCTGTCAGCCATATTAGACGGGGAGGCTCGGCTCACTTTCCTCAACCGAGGAGAGGACTACGTGATGAACATGCCCTACGCTCACTGTAAAG GCATCCTGTACGGCACCATGACCCTGGAGCTGGGCGGTCAGGTCACCATCGCGTGTGAGAAAACGGGCTACAGCGCTCAGCTTGAGTTCAAACTGAAG cCGTTCCTGGGCAGCAGCGACAGCGTCAATCAGGTCTCTGGAAAGATCAAGCTGGGGAAGGAGGTGTTGGCGACGCTAGAAGGACACTGG GACAGCGAGATCTTCATCAACGACAAGAAGACGGGGACGGTGGACACTTTCTGGAACCCGACGACGGAGCTGAGGCAGAGTCGACTGACCCGCTGCACCGTCCCACCAGAGGAGCAGGGAGACTCTGAATCAGAAAG ACTGTGGCAGCACGTGACCCGGGCCATCAACAACAAGGACCAGACCGAGGCCACCAATGAGAAGTTCATGCTGGAGGAAGTCCAGCGGAAGTCCGCCCGCGAACGCAAAGCCAAATGCGAGGAGTGGATCCCTGCCCTATTCGAGCAGGACCCCGTCACCGGAGAGTGGCATTACCGATATGCCGA caCGAGGCCATGGGATCCGCTCAACGACTTGATCCAGTTTGAGAAAGACGGCTGTATCCAGACCAAGGTCCGACACCGCACCCCTATGGTACGTTCTGGCAGTCTTATTAGTCTGAGTAACCAGGGGCCGCGGAGGGACAATTGCAAGTGCCAG gTGACGGTGCCAAAGAGGAAACACAAGAGCGACAAGCCCAAGAGCCCAGAGAGTGGCTGCTCTTCACCCGAACCCGACCGCCAAGACTCGTCTGGCAGCGAAC GACACAAAAGCAAGCATAACAGCCGGCTGAGGAAAAAAGGAGCGGACCTCAGCGAACTTCAAAGTGCCATTGAATCTATAAAGCAGACGCAGGAGGACATTAACAG gaacATCAGCGTGCTGCGGAGTCGCGCGGCAGGCCGGGTGGAGGGCAGCTCTTTCCTCCAACAGCGCGACTACATCATCATCGTTTTCCTCATCCTCCTTCAGGTCCTGATCAACTATGTCTTCAAGTAG
- the osbpl8 gene encoding oxysterol-binding protein-related protein 8 isoform X4 gives MSQRQVKERDKEREKEREKEREAGLQTPNREHVATPSSLSPGVSYTHGFERGKEDLLPLPLKEDSHSISKSKSETKLYNGSDKDVSTSGGKLTKKESLKVQKKNYREEKKRATKELLSTITDPSVIVMADWLKIRGTLKSWTKLWCVLKPGVLLIYKTHKNGQWVGTVLLNACELIERPSKKDGFCFKLFHPLEQSIWAVKGPKGEAVGSITQPLPSSHLIFRAASESDGRCWMDALELALKCSSLLKRTMIREGKEDMSTVATGGEHSINFYSLLRAHNIHGFQFNDSDHLKDPDLYSDKSDREGEQDHEESDPEGLEKSEESDSDTSERQDDSYIDLDPNEHLRETPYLEQSHEELGEAGEAAQTETVSEENKSLIWTLLKQVRPGMDLSKVVLPTFILEPRSFLDKLSDYYYHADFLSEAAIEENAYNRMKKVVKWYISGFYKKPKGLKKPYNPIIGETYRCMWLHQKTNSKTFYIGEQVSHHPPVSAFYVSNRKDGFCLSGSILAKSKFYGNSLSAILDGEARLTFLNRGEDYVMNMPYAHCKGILYGTMTLELGGQVTIACEKTGYSAQLEFKLKPFLGSSDSVNQVSGKIKLGKEVLATLEGHWDSEIFINDKKTGTVDTFWNPTTELRQSRLTRCTVPPEEQGDSESERLWQHVTRAINNKDQTEATNEKFMLEEVQRKSARERKAKCEEWIPALFEQDPVTGEWHYRYADTRPWDPLNDLIQFEKDGCIQTKVRHRTPMVRSGSLISLSNQGPRRDNCKCQVTVPKRKHKSDKPKSPESGCSSPEPDRQDSSGSERHKSKHNSRLRKKGADLSELQSAIESIKQTQEDINRNISVLRSRAAGRVEGSSFLQQRDYIIIVFLILLQVLINYVFK, from the exons gttttgagagagggaaggaggaccTCTTGCCTCTGCCTTTGAAAGAGGACTCACATTCCATATCCAAGAGCAAG TCTGAAACAAAGCTGTACAATGGCTCCGACAAGGATGTGTCGACATCCGGAGGAAAGCTCACCAAGAAGGAGTCGCTCAAG GTGCAGAAGAAGAACTacagggaggagaagaagagggcaACCAAGGAGCTGCTCAGCACCATCACCGATCCCTCCGTCATCGTCATGGCCGACTGGCTAAAG ATCCGGGGCACTCTGAAGAGCTGGACCAAGCTGTGGTGCGTGCTGAAACCGGGCGTCCTGCTCATCTATAAAACCCACAAAAACGGCCAGTGGGTGGGAACGGTGCTGCTCAACGCCTGCGAGCTCATCGAGAGGCCCTCCAAGAAGGACGGCTTCTGCTTCAAGCTCTTCCACCCGCTGGAGCAGTCCATCTGGGCCGTGAAG GGTCCTAAAGGAGAAGCAGTCGGCTCCATCACTCAGCCGTTACCCAGCAGCCACCTCATCTTCCGTGCTGCCTCTGAGTCTGATG GTCGATGCTGGATGGACGCCTTAGAGCTGGCCCTGAAGTGCTCCAGCCTGCTGAAGAGGACCATGATCCGCGAGGGGAAGGAGGACATGAGCACGGTAGCCACCGGCGGGGAACACTCCATTAATTTCTACAGCCTCCTCAGAGCCCACAACATCCACGGTTTCCA GTTCAACGACAGTGACCATTTGAAAGACCCAGACCTGTATTCAGACAAGTCGGACAGGGAGGGCGAACAAGACCACGAGGAGTCCGACCCAGAAGGCCTGGAGAAGAGCGAGGAGAGCGACAGCGACACGTCGGAGCGGCAGGACGACTCGTACATCGACCTGGACCCTAATGAACACCTGCGGGAAACCCCGTACCTGGAACAGTCCCACGAGGAGCTCGGAGAG GCTGGCGAGGCCGCCCAGACAGAGACGGTATCAGAGGAGAATAAATCTCTGATCTGGACTCTGCTGAAGCAGGTGCGACCCGGCATGGATCTGTCCAAGGTGGTGCTGCCCACCTTCATCCTGGAGCCGAGGTCCTTTCTGGACAAACTCTCTGACTACTACTACCACGCAGACTTCCTGTCAGA GGCCGCAATCGAAGAGAACGCTTACAACCGGATGAAGAAGGTGGTGAAGTGGTACATCTCTGGATTTTACAAGAAGCCAAAG GGGTTGAAGAAGCCTTATAATCCCATTATTGGAGAGACGTACCGCTGCATGTGGCTCCACCAGAAAACCAACAGCAAGACCTTCTACATCGGAGAGCAG GTATCCCATCATCCTCCTGTCTCAGCCTTCTACGTCAGCAACAGGAAGGACGGATTCTGCCTCAGCGGCAGCATCCTCGCCAAGTCCAAGTTCTACG GAAACTCCCTGTCAGCCATATTAGACGGGGAGGCTCGGCTCACTTTCCTCAACCGAGGAGAGGACTACGTGATGAACATGCCCTACGCTCACTGTAAAG GCATCCTGTACGGCACCATGACCCTGGAGCTGGGCGGTCAGGTCACCATCGCGTGTGAGAAAACGGGCTACAGCGCTCAGCTTGAGTTCAAACTGAAG cCGTTCCTGGGCAGCAGCGACAGCGTCAATCAGGTCTCTGGAAAGATCAAGCTGGGGAAGGAGGTGTTGGCGACGCTAGAAGGACACTGG GACAGCGAGATCTTCATCAACGACAAGAAGACGGGGACGGTGGACACTTTCTGGAACCCGACGACGGAGCTGAGGCAGAGTCGACTGACCCGCTGCACCGTCCCACCAGAGGAGCAGGGAGACTCTGAATCAGAAAG ACTGTGGCAGCACGTGACCCGGGCCATCAACAACAAGGACCAGACCGAGGCCACCAATGAGAAGTTCATGCTGGAGGAAGTCCAGCGGAAGTCCGCCCGCGAACGCAAAGCCAAATGCGAGGAGTGGATCCCTGCCCTATTCGAGCAGGACCCCGTCACCGGAGAGTGGCATTACCGATATGCCGA caCGAGGCCATGGGATCCGCTCAACGACTTGATCCAGTTTGAGAAAGACGGCTGTATCCAGACCAAGGTCCGACACCGCACCCCTATGGTACGTTCTGGCAGTCTTATTAGTCTGAGTAACCAGGGGCCGCGGAGGGACAATTGCAAGTGCCAG gTGACGGTGCCAAAGAGGAAACACAAGAGCGACAAGCCCAAGAGCCCAGAGAGTGGCTGCTCTTCACCCGAACCCGACCGCCAAGACTCGTCTGGCAGCGAAC GACACAAAAGCAAGCATAACAGCCGGCTGAGGAAAAAAGGAGCGGACCTCAGCGAACTTCAAAGTGCCATTGAATCTATAAAGCAGACGCAGGAGGACATTAACAG gaacATCAGCGTGCTGCGGAGTCGCGCGGCAGGCCGGGTGGAGGGCAGCTCTTTCCTCCAACAGCGCGACTACATCATCATCGTTTTCCTCATCCTCCTTCAGGTCCTGATCAACTATGTCTTCAAGTAG
- the osbpl8 gene encoding oxysterol-binding protein-related protein 8 isoform X2 produces the protein MESSSESQQEPEKTLHHAELREHHATSAVVVCGDDTVLLTPGRMSQRQVKERDKEREKEREKEREAGLQTPNREHVATPSSLSPGVSYTHGFERGKEDLLPLPLKEDSHSISKSKSETKLYNGSDKDVSTSGGKLTKKESLKVQKKNYREEKKRATKELLSTITDPSVIVMADWLKIRGTLKSWTKLWCVLKPGVLLIYKTHKNGQWVGTVLLNACELIERPSKKDGFCFKLFHPLEQSIWAVKGPKGEAVGSITQPLPSSHLIFRAASESDGRCWMDALELALKCSSLLKRTMIREGKEDMSTVATGGEHSINFYSLLRAHNIHGFQFNDSDHLKDPDLYSDKSDREGEQDHEESDPEGLEKSEESDSDTSERQDDSYIDLDPNEHLRETPYLEQSHEELGEAGEAAQTETVSEENKSLIWTLLKQVRPGMDLSKVVLPTFILEPRSFLDKLSDYYYHADFLSEAAIEENAYNRMKKVVKWYISGFYKKPKGLKKPYNPIIGETYRCMWLHQKTNSKTFYIGEQVSHHPPVSAFYVSNRKDGFCLSGSILAKSKFYGNSLSAILDGEARLTFLNRGEDYVMNMPYAHCKGILYGTMTLELGGQVTIACEKTGYSAQLEFKLKPFLGSSDSVNQVSGKIKLGKEVLATLEGHWDSEIFINDKKTGTVDTFWNPTTELRQSRLTRCTVPPEEQGDSESERLWQHVTRAINNKDQTEATNEKFMLEEVQRKSARERKAKCEEWIPALFEQDPVTGEWHYRYADTRPWDPLNDLIQFEKDGCIQTKVRHRTPMVTVPKRKHKSDKPKSPESGCSSPEPDRQDSSGSERHKSKHNSRLRKKGADLSELQSAIESIKQTQEDINRNISVLRSRAAGRVEGSSFLQQRDYIIIVFLILLQVLINYVFK, from the exons gttttgagagagggaaggaggaccTCTTGCCTCTGCCTTTGAAAGAGGACTCACATTCCATATCCAAGAGCAAG TCTGAAACAAAGCTGTACAATGGCTCCGACAAGGATGTGTCGACATCCGGAGGAAAGCTCACCAAGAAGGAGTCGCTCAAG GTGCAGAAGAAGAACTacagggaggagaagaagagggcaACCAAGGAGCTGCTCAGCACCATCACCGATCCCTCCGTCATCGTCATGGCCGACTGGCTAAAG ATCCGGGGCACTCTGAAGAGCTGGACCAAGCTGTGGTGCGTGCTGAAACCGGGCGTCCTGCTCATCTATAAAACCCACAAAAACGGCCAGTGGGTGGGAACGGTGCTGCTCAACGCCTGCGAGCTCATCGAGAGGCCCTCCAAGAAGGACGGCTTCTGCTTCAAGCTCTTCCACCCGCTGGAGCAGTCCATCTGGGCCGTGAAG GGTCCTAAAGGAGAAGCAGTCGGCTCCATCACTCAGCCGTTACCCAGCAGCCACCTCATCTTCCGTGCTGCCTCTGAGTCTGATG GTCGATGCTGGATGGACGCCTTAGAGCTGGCCCTGAAGTGCTCCAGCCTGCTGAAGAGGACCATGATCCGCGAGGGGAAGGAGGACATGAGCACGGTAGCCACCGGCGGGGAACACTCCATTAATTTCTACAGCCTCCTCAGAGCCCACAACATCCACGGTTTCCA GTTCAACGACAGTGACCATTTGAAAGACCCAGACCTGTATTCAGACAAGTCGGACAGGGAGGGCGAACAAGACCACGAGGAGTCCGACCCAGAAGGCCTGGAGAAGAGCGAGGAGAGCGACAGCGACACGTCGGAGCGGCAGGACGACTCGTACATCGACCTGGACCCTAATGAACACCTGCGGGAAACCCCGTACCTGGAACAGTCCCACGAGGAGCTCGGAGAG GCTGGCGAGGCCGCCCAGACAGAGACGGTATCAGAGGAGAATAAATCTCTGATCTGGACTCTGCTGAAGCAGGTGCGACCCGGCATGGATCTGTCCAAGGTGGTGCTGCCCACCTTCATCCTGGAGCCGAGGTCCTTTCTGGACAAACTCTCTGACTACTACTACCACGCAGACTTCCTGTCAGA GGCCGCAATCGAAGAGAACGCTTACAACCGGATGAAGAAGGTGGTGAAGTGGTACATCTCTGGATTTTACAAGAAGCCAAAG GGGTTGAAGAAGCCTTATAATCCCATTATTGGAGAGACGTACCGCTGCATGTGGCTCCACCAGAAAACCAACAGCAAGACCTTCTACATCGGAGAGCAG GTATCCCATCATCCTCCTGTCTCAGCCTTCTACGTCAGCAACAGGAAGGACGGATTCTGCCTCAGCGGCAGCATCCTCGCCAAGTCCAAGTTCTACG GAAACTCCCTGTCAGCCATATTAGACGGGGAGGCTCGGCTCACTTTCCTCAACCGAGGAGAGGACTACGTGATGAACATGCCCTACGCTCACTGTAAAG GCATCCTGTACGGCACCATGACCCTGGAGCTGGGCGGTCAGGTCACCATCGCGTGTGAGAAAACGGGCTACAGCGCTCAGCTTGAGTTCAAACTGAAG cCGTTCCTGGGCAGCAGCGACAGCGTCAATCAGGTCTCTGGAAAGATCAAGCTGGGGAAGGAGGTGTTGGCGACGCTAGAAGGACACTGG GACAGCGAGATCTTCATCAACGACAAGAAGACGGGGACGGTGGACACTTTCTGGAACCCGACGACGGAGCTGAGGCAGAGTCGACTGACCCGCTGCACCGTCCCACCAGAGGAGCAGGGAGACTCTGAATCAGAAAG ACTGTGGCAGCACGTGACCCGGGCCATCAACAACAAGGACCAGACCGAGGCCACCAATGAGAAGTTCATGCTGGAGGAAGTCCAGCGGAAGTCCGCCCGCGAACGCAAAGCCAAATGCGAGGAGTGGATCCCTGCCCTATTCGAGCAGGACCCCGTCACCGGAGAGTGGCATTACCGATATGCCGA caCGAGGCCATGGGATCCGCTCAACGACTTGATCCAGTTTGAGAAAGACGGCTGTATCCAGACCAAGGTCCGACACCGCACCCCTATG gTGACGGTGCCAAAGAGGAAACACAAGAGCGACAAGCCCAAGAGCCCAGAGAGTGGCTGCTCTTCACCCGAACCCGACCGCCAAGACTCGTCTGGCAGCGAAC GACACAAAAGCAAGCATAACAGCCGGCTGAGGAAAAAAGGAGCGGACCTCAGCGAACTTCAAAGTGCCATTGAATCTATAAAGCAGACGCAGGAGGACATTAACAG gaacATCAGCGTGCTGCGGAGTCGCGCGGCAGGCCGGGTGGAGGGCAGCTCTTTCCTCCAACAGCGCGACTACATCATCATCGTTTTCCTCATCCTCCTTCAGGTCCTGATCAACTATGTCTTCAAGTAG